From the genome of Impatiens glandulifera chromosome 9, dImpGla2.1, whole genome shotgun sequence, one region includes:
- the LOC124914770 gene encoding probable esterase KAI2 — MGIVEEAHNVKIIGSGEQTVVLCHGFGTDQSCWKHLIPHLVEDYKVVLFDKMGAGTTNPDYFDFGRYGSLEGYAYDLLAILEELKIESCIYVGHSVSAMIGVIASVSRPDLFNKLIMLSGSPRYLNDVDYFGGFDQEDLDQLFEAMQSNYKAWCAGFAPLAVGGDMESMSVQEFSRTLFNMRPDIALSIAQTIFYSDYRQLLPHVTVPCHIIQSVKDLAVPVVISEYLHQNLGSNNIVEVMSTDGHLPQLSSPDVLVPVLLRHIRSNIVV; from the exons ATGGGTATAGTGGAAGAAGCACATAACGTGAAGATTATTGGGTCCGGCGAGCAAACAGTAGTACTCTGCCATGGCTTCGGAACAGACCAATCGTGCTGGAAACACCTGATTCCTCATTTAGTTGAGGATTATAAGGTGGTTCTGTTCGATAAGATGGGCGCCGGCACCACCAATCCAGATTACTTTGATTTTGGCCGGTACGGTAGTCTAGAAGGATATGCTTATGATCTACTTGCTATATTAGAAGAGTTGAAGATTGAATCTTGCATTTATGTCGGCCATTCTGTTTCGGCTATGATTGGTGTCATCGCCTCCGTCAGCCGTCCTGACCTCTTCAATAAGCTCATCATGCTCTCCGGCTCTCCAAG GTACTTGAATGATGTAGACTACTTTGGAGGATTTGATCAAGAAGATTTGGACCAATTATTCGAGGCTATGCAATCGAACTACAAGGCGTGGTGCGCAGGGTTCGCGCCACTAGCAGTTGGCGGCGACATGGAATCAATGTCGGTGCAGGAATTCAGTCGAACCCTTTTCAACATGAGGCCAGATATTGCTCTAAGCATAGCTCAAACTATCTTCTATAGCGATTACCGACAACTCCTTCCTCATGTCACAGTTCCTTGTCATATCATCCAAAGCGTTAAGGATTTGGCTGTGCCAGTTGTGATTTCGGAATACCTTCATCAGAATTTGGGTTCGAATAACATTGTTGAAGTTATGTCGACAGATGGTCATCTTCCACAACTAAGCTCTCCTGATGTTTTAGTTCCCGTGCTTTTACGCCACATTCGTTCTAATATTGTTGTTTGA